In Streptomyces sclerotialus, one genomic interval encodes:
- a CDS encoding CD225/dispanin family protein, with amino-acid sequence MTNPPHGPTPGDDWDTGSPWGRTPPGPPPQQQPYSYSYQAHQYPQPGAGPPVAPIRTYMVPAILVTLLCFLPTGIAAIVFATQVTAKSNAGDYRGAQEASRKAKLWCVVSLVAGIIVGLIYLVILAGASGSSTGY; translated from the coding sequence ATGACCAATCCTCCGCACGGGCCCACGCCCGGCGACGACTGGGACACCGGGTCCCCTTGGGGCCGGACGCCACCAGGACCACCGCCGCAGCAGCAGCCCTACTCGTACTCGTACCAGGCGCACCAGTACCCCCAGCCGGGAGCCGGTCCCCCTGTCGCGCCGATCCGGACGTACATGGTGCCGGCCATACTCGTCACCCTGCTCTGCTTCTTGCCGACCGGCATCGCCGCGATCGTCTTCGCGACGCAGGTGACGGCGAAGTCGAACGCGGGAGACTACCGAGGAGCACAGGAGGCGTCACGCAAGGCCAAGCTGTGGTGCGTCGTGAGCCTGGTGGCCGGCATCATCGTCGGGCTGATCTACCTGGTGATCCTGGCGGGCGCCTCAGGAAGTTCCACCGGATACTGA
- a CDS encoding DUF2752 domain-containing protein, whose protein sequence is MASHRTTARTRIEAWSGAALLATLAVLVTAVDPHEPGHYPTCPFRAATGWSCPGCGSLRALNDLVTGHFTEALGHNAAMVAALPVAIVCWLRVVSGRAGTGPAAPAWSAPAVLAGLLLWTVARNLPPLRAALSAP, encoded by the coding sequence ATGGCATCGCATCGCACCACCGCGCGCACGCGGATCGAGGCGTGGTCCGGGGCCGCGCTGCTGGCGACGCTGGCCGTACTGGTCACCGCCGTCGACCCGCACGAGCCCGGCCATTACCCGACGTGTCCCTTCCGGGCGGCCACCGGGTGGTCATGCCCCGGGTGCGGCAGTCTGCGCGCACTCAACGACCTCGTGACCGGCCATTTCACCGAGGCCCTCGGACACAATGCCGCGATGGTGGCGGCCCTCCCCGTCGCCATCGTCTGCTGGCTGCGGGTCGTCTCCGGCCGGGCCGGCACGGGCCCGGCCGCACCGGCGTGGTCGGCGCCGGCCGTACTCGCCGGCTTGCTGCTGTGGACCGTCGCACGCAACCTGCCACCACTCCGCGCCGCCTTGTCCGCTCCGTAA
- a CDS encoding glycosyl hydrolase — MRTPRRGRLRLLACLTTAAATTTVLALTVAPQAGAGTAVQSDKQDVLAYLNSLKGSYTVSGQHNKEPASQPSQYTQQVKDITGQYLGLWGGDLMFRAQDVADRQRVVDQAKTEWANGSLVTLTWHVCTPTGGSTCEFDGGVKTQISDTQFRQIVTDGTALNSAWKRRLDEAVPYLRQLKDAGVPVLFRPLHEMNESWNWWGHRPGSEGGAKLYRITHDYLAGKGLDNLIWVWNVQDNPEGGWSRYYPGDGYVDVVSLDAWYKNYPSQSDYEQLKGIAKSKPIALAEMGKVPDDALLRGQPEWTYFMIWSEQLRGNNTNAEIQATYFHPRVLNQGEVKLPGVAEAAPPTR, encoded by the coding sequence GTGCGTACACCAAGACGTGGCAGACTGCGGCTGCTCGCCTGCCTCACCACCGCAGCGGCGACAACGACCGTTCTGGCCCTGACCGTGGCGCCGCAAGCCGGAGCCGGCACAGCCGTCCAGAGCGACAAGCAGGACGTGCTCGCCTACCTGAATTCCCTCAAGGGCTCGTACACCGTATCGGGGCAGCACAACAAGGAACCCGCGAGTCAGCCCTCGCAGTACACGCAGCAGGTCAAGGACATCACCGGCCAGTACCTGGGGCTGTGGGGCGGTGACCTGATGTTCCGCGCGCAGGACGTGGCCGACCGGCAGCGGGTCGTCGACCAGGCGAAGACCGAGTGGGCCAACGGCTCGCTGGTCACACTGACGTGGCATGTGTGCACCCCCACGGGTGGCAGCACGTGCGAGTTCGACGGCGGCGTCAAGACGCAGATCTCCGACACGCAGTTCCGGCAGATCGTCACCGACGGCACCGCCCTCAACAGCGCCTGGAAGCGCCGCCTCGACGAGGCCGTGCCGTACCTGCGGCAGCTCAAGGACGCGGGCGTCCCGGTGCTCTTCCGGCCGCTGCACGAGATGAACGAGTCGTGGAACTGGTGGGGCCACCGGCCCGGCTCCGAGGGCGGGGCCAAGCTCTACCGGATCACCCACGACTACCTGGCGGGCAAGGGCCTGGACAACCTGATCTGGGTGTGGAACGTCCAGGACAACCCCGAAGGCGGCTGGTCCCGCTACTACCCCGGGGACGGCTACGTCGACGTCGTCTCCCTGGACGCCTGGTACAAGAACTATCCGAGCCAGTCGGACTACGAGCAGCTCAAGGGCATCGCGAAGAGCAAGCCCATCGCGCTGGCGGAGATGGGGAAGGTGCCCGATGACGCGCTGCTCAGGGGCCAGCCGGAGTGGACCTACTTCATGATCTGGTCCGAGCAGCTGCGTGGCAACAACACCAACGCCGAGATCCAGGCCACGTACTTCCATCCGCGCGTCCTCAACCAGGGCGAGGTGAAACTGCCGGGAGTGGCGGAGGCAGCGCCGCCCACCCGGTAG
- a CDS encoding cellulase family glycosylhydrolase, protein MHRNAAKLGPADRPTAWIGVNFWSRAGGPLMWRHYDGTVIDEELRTLRDHGITLTRSFLYWPDFMPEPDRLDRRMLERFDDFLDRHHALGMTTIPTFLVGHMSGQNWDPAWREGRDVFADEWFVERQAWYVRECAARWKDHPAVAGWLLTNEVPIYADWRSRGIGTVDRRHVTAWARTLTTALREAGAHQPVSLGDGAWGVEMSGEDNGFRVRDLEPLVDFHGPHVYRMEDDQVRQHLGAAFVCELLDIGGKPVVMEEFGVSSDYTSEENAAHYYRQTLHHTLLAGATGWIPWNNTDYDALADQEPYSHHPFEMHFGLTDDQGRPKEQLREIHAFTQLLDRTEFTRLSRPDTDITLIVSSYLEKQYPFTQREDAADVLTATRQAYVAAREADLPVGVAREADGLPADSALYLLPSAKQLTAPTWRALREYAERGATVYASYFAGSHATQRGAWWPKLDETFGVTKQLRYGLVDTVEDDELRMVFQRDFGTLAAGTELVFPVAGNAHSRSYLPVVPDGAEVLATDAHGRPALVRHRTGAGQLVLSTYPLEHMAARTPAVNPEPTWRLYAALAAEAGTTPPVTVDDGRVVTGEMEHEDGHRFVWFLSQHPAELTVTPQVSKGALTSLDDGTALTAVTLSPYGVVVARRDA, encoded by the coding sequence ATGCACCGCAACGCAGCCAAACTCGGCCCGGCGGACCGGCCCACCGCCTGGATCGGCGTCAACTTCTGGTCCCGGGCCGGCGGTCCGCTGATGTGGCGTCACTACGACGGCACCGTCATCGACGAGGAGCTGCGCACCCTGCGCGACCACGGCATCACCCTGACCAGGAGCTTCCTGTACTGGCCGGACTTCATGCCCGAGCCCGACCGTCTCGACCGGCGGATGCTGGAACGCTTCGACGATTTCCTCGACCGCCACCACGCCCTCGGCATGACGACCATCCCCACCTTCCTCGTCGGCCACATGTCCGGCCAGAACTGGGACCCGGCCTGGCGCGAGGGCCGCGATGTCTTCGCCGACGAGTGGTTCGTCGAGCGGCAGGCCTGGTACGTACGCGAGTGCGCGGCCCGCTGGAAGGACCACCCGGCCGTCGCCGGCTGGCTGCTGACCAACGAGGTCCCCATCTACGCCGACTGGCGCTCCCGCGGCATCGGCACCGTCGACCGCCGGCACGTCACCGCCTGGGCCCGCACGCTCACCACCGCGCTGCGCGAGGCCGGGGCCCACCAGCCCGTGTCCCTCGGCGACGGCGCCTGGGGCGTGGAGATGAGCGGCGAGGACAACGGCTTCCGCGTCCGCGACCTGGAACCCCTGGTCGACTTCCACGGCCCGCACGTCTACCGCATGGAGGACGACCAGGTCCGCCAGCACCTCGGCGCCGCCTTCGTCTGCGAACTCCTCGACATCGGCGGCAAGCCGGTCGTCATGGAGGAGTTCGGCGTCTCCTCCGACTACACCTCCGAGGAGAACGCCGCCCACTACTACCGCCAGACCCTCCACCACACCCTGCTGGCCGGGGCGACTGGCTGGATCCCCTGGAACAACACCGACTACGACGCGCTCGCCGACCAGGAGCCCTACTCCCACCACCCCTTCGAGATGCACTTCGGGCTCACCGACGACCAGGGCAGGCCCAAGGAACAGCTCCGCGAGATCCACGCCTTCACTCAGCTCCTGGACCGCACGGAGTTCACCCGGCTCTCCCGTCCCGACACGGACATCACCCTGATCGTCTCCTCGTACCTGGAGAAGCAGTACCCCTTCACCCAGCGTGAGGACGCCGCCGACGTCCTCACCGCCACCCGCCAGGCCTACGTCGCGGCCCGCGAGGCCGACCTGCCCGTCGGTGTGGCCCGCGAGGCGGACGGCCTGCCGGCCGACAGCGCGCTGTACCTCCTGCCCAGCGCGAAGCAGCTCACCGCTCCCACCTGGCGTGCCCTGCGCGAGTACGCCGAGCGGGGCGCCACCGTGTACGCCTCGTACTTCGCCGGGTCCCACGCCACCCAGCGCGGTGCCTGGTGGCCGAAGCTGGACGAGACCTTCGGAGTGACGAAGCAGCTGCGCTACGGCCTGGTCGACACGGTCGAGGACGACGAGCTGCGCATGGTCTTCCAGCGCGACTTCGGCACCCTGGCGGCCGGTACGGAACTGGTCTTCCCCGTCGCGGGCAACGCACACTCCCGCAGTTACCTGCCCGTCGTCCCCGACGGCGCGGAGGTCCTCGCCACCGACGCCCACGGCCGCCCCGCTCTCGTCCGGCACCGCACCGGCGCCGGCCAGCTGGTCCTGTCCACCTACCCGCTGGAACACATGGCAGCGCGCACCCCGGCCGTCAACCCGGAACCCACCTGGCGGCTGTACGCGGCCCTGGCCGCCGAGGCCGGCACCACCCCGCCGGTCACCGTCGACGACGGCCGGGTCGTGACGGGGGAGATGGAGCACGAGGACGGTCACCGGTTCGTCTGGTTCCTCAGCCAGCACCCCGCGGAGCTGACCGTCACGCCGCAGGTGAGCAAGGGAGCACTCACCAGCCTGGACGACGGCACGGCCCTGACGGCCGTCACCCTGAGCCCGTACGGAGTCGTGGTGGCGCGGCGCGACGCCTGA